One segment of Metallosphaera cuprina Ar-4 DNA contains the following:
- a CDS encoding histone deacetylase family protein has product MSGRLLGIVWSERFREISFSHPMIRDVSKQRISKFKEMVSKIEDVIFISPEPSSYNDLLEVHEESLLNKIKEVSSLDHIGFLDSGDTVHYPGMFDDVLLVSGSTLTAISMSKFLEYVYIPLGGFHHATRSKSMGFCPINDVNLGLSRLLKRGEKVALVDVDAHHGNGIEEMFYSRFVLKINVFAYDGSFFPGTGDPSRRGEGEGSWCNYNVGMPLGAGDDSFEEALRLLKLVEDFKPTYLIVVAGVDGHKDDGLRSLSLTSRSYNSLGIKIGNLARRIGAKVISYGGGGYGPGSALSMFSFVQGLREVKVEEEVKTEDEEKRKYVKKLVDSFFESFTCGLKQ; this is encoded by the coding sequence ATGTCTGGTCGCTTATTAGGGATAGTTTGGAGCGAAAGGTTTAGGGAGATATCCTTCTCTCACCCTATGATAAGAGACGTATCGAAGCAAAGGATTTCAAAATTTAAGGAAATGGTATCGAAGATTGAGGACGTCATCTTCATATCGCCCGAACCATCATCCTACAACGATCTTTTGGAAGTTCATGAAGAATCTCTCTTAAATAAGATAAAGGAAGTGAGCTCCCTCGATCACATTGGTTTCCTAGACTCCGGTGACACGGTTCACTATCCTGGTATGTTCGATGACGTGCTTCTGGTTTCAGGTTCCACTTTGACAGCAATATCCATGTCTAAGTTCCTCGAATATGTATACATCCCTCTCGGAGGTTTTCATCACGCTACAAGATCCAAATCAATGGGCTTCTGTCCTATAAATGACGTTAACTTAGGCTTATCAAGGCTGTTAAAAAGAGGGGAGAAGGTAGCTCTGGTTGATGTAGATGCCCATCACGGAAACGGTATAGAAGAGATGTTTTACAGCAGGTTCGTTCTCAAGATAAACGTATTTGCTTATGACGGGAGCTTCTTCCCAGGAACGGGTGACCCAAGCAGGCGTGGTGAAGGAGAGGGAAGTTGGTGCAACTATAACGTGGGCATGCCATTAGGGGCTGGAGACGATTCGTTTGAGGAAGCGCTCAGACTACTTAAGCTAGTTGAGGACTTCAAACCAACATACTTGATTGTAGTAGCAGGGGTAGATGGACATAAAGACGATGGATTAAGATCGCTCTCTCTTACCTCGAGGTCATACAACTCTCTAGGAATAAAAATAGGTAATTTAGCTAGGAGAATTGGGGCGAAGGTAATCTCGTATGGTGGAGGGGGATATGGTCCAGGATCGGCTCTATCAATGTTCTCCTTCGTGCAGGGTCTTAGAGAAGTAAAGGTGGAGGAGGAGGTAAAAACCGAAGATGAGGAGAAAAGAAAATATGTTAAAAAGCTGGTTGACTCATTCTTTGAAAGCTTTACCTGTGGCCTTAAGCAGTGA
- a CDS encoding DUF1641 domain-containing protein — protein sequence MTQQDPLETLLKEENLQKVTRLIDVLPTIEKITDKLNEMDKKGELDFMLDMLSQAVSIADAIQKADLMNTLVSFGMDQIGKVQALWPLIEKMTSDRAIKIIEQLDIDSTLTALEKLTPILNKLTSEKALKTLENIDYDSLLEYVSSLTPILNKLTSEKTLKVLQSLDIEALLSAAEIMTPSLTKLANIMTDMQKSGQMDNLINLMQQGLLLLDTIQKSDLVNTLIAFGMDQIGKVQALWPLIEKMTSEETLSVLQKVNIDGLLNAMNSLMPLMEKMTSDRAIKLIQQLDVEGMLGALEASMPMLKKLTDERTVKALAQMDMDSMINLLMKFAELQRTGVMDRMYKLMDVMADPQLVDTMVSVMEKMTKAIKIWANELPNVKPVGLTGLTGLTRDPDSKMALGVMVSLLKATGKAFKE from the coding sequence ATGACTCAACAAGACCCGTTAGAAACTTTACTCAAGGAGGAAAATTTACAAAAAGTTACTAGACTTATAGATGTGTTACCCACGATAGAGAAGATAACGGATAAGCTAAATGAAATGGACAAGAAGGGAGAGCTAGACTTCATGTTAGATATGCTGAGCCAGGCTGTGAGTATAGCTGACGCCATACAGAAGGCCGACCTAATGAACACTCTAGTTTCCTTCGGGATGGATCAGATAGGGAAGGTGCAAGCTCTATGGCCACTCATTGAGAAGATGACCAGCGATAGGGCGATCAAGATAATAGAGCAACTAGACATCGATTCGACGTTAACAGCCCTCGAAAAACTTACACCGATACTAAATAAATTAACCAGTGAAAAGGCGTTAAAGACCCTCGAAAACATAGACTACGATTCTCTTCTAGAGTATGTTTCCTCCCTTACTCCTATACTTAATAAACTAACTAGCGAAAAGACGTTAAAGGTTTTACAGAGTTTAGACATTGAAGCCTTACTCTCTGCGGCCGAAATAATGACACCTTCTCTCACAAAGTTGGCTAACATTATGACTGATATGCAGAAGTCCGGACAGATGGATAACCTGATTAATTTAATGCAACAAGGTCTTTTGCTTCTCGATACTATTCAGAAGTCAGACCTAGTTAACACGCTAATAGCCTTCGGGATGGATCAGATAGGGAAGGTGCAAGCTCTATGGCCACTCATTGAGAAGATGACCAGCGAGGAGACCCTCAGTGTTCTCCAGAAGGTTAACATAGATGGTCTTTTGAACGCTATGAACTCGCTCATGCCTCTAATGGAGAAGATGACCAGCGATAGGGCGATCAAGTTAATTCAACAGTTAGATGTGGAAGGCATGCTTGGAGCCCTTGAGGCTTCCATGCCCATGTTGAAGAAGTTAACTGATGAGAGGACAGTCAAGGCTTTGGCACAGATGGACATGGACTCTATGATAAACCTTCTTATGAAGTTCGCGGAACTCCAGAGAACTGGTGTAATGGACAGGATGTACAAGCTCATGGACGTGATGGCAGATCCTCAACTAGTGGATACGATGGTGAGTGTAATGGAGAAGATGACGAAGGCAATAAAGATATGGGCCAACGAGTTACCTAACGTTAAGCCTGTTGGATTGACAGGGTTGACTGGATTAACAAGAGATCCAGATTCTAAGATGGCGCTAGGTGTTATGGTGTCACTGCTTAAGGCCACAGGTAAAGCTTTCAAAGAATGA
- a CDS encoding PIN domain-containing protein, whose amino-acid sequence MFAVISPSAFPKLDVILKKFSDYKLIVTTYGVSYALKNHINIDFALDRGVWVRSYSHKSGTFSDLPVHEAEAIMVASDLQAILIAVDDKVKKEAERLGVKVMSPD is encoded by the coding sequence ATGTTTGCCGTTATATCTCCTAGCGCATTTCCTAAGCTTGACGTAATACTCAAGAAATTCTCGGACTATAAGTTGATCGTTACCACGTATGGTGTATCCTACGCTTTGAAGAACCATATAAACATAGACTTCGCTTTAGATAGGGGAGTCTGGGTTAGATCCTACTCTCACAAATCGGGTACTTTCTCTGATCTACCCGTACATGAGGCTGAGGCCATTATGGTGGCTTCAGATCTTCAGGCCATCCTCATCGCGGTAGACGATAAAGTGAAGAAGGAGGCGGAGAGACTTGGAGTTAAGGTCATGTCGCCTGACTAG
- a CDS encoding thioredoxin family protein yields MSYESIIKQYLKMIGNLKIKYCKASDFISQLIGANVSFEERTDCQKPELQVWVNERRMFSYMGIPSMNELWPFLNALVRISNNSVQLDPQELELAKSVVGNVKLFVTPDCTKCPIAAELLYQVALVNDKVSLEIIDTETYDEIAKKYHVLSVPKIVLNEKTEIPGGFPPNIVLKMLAKSSQAT; encoded by the coding sequence GTGAGCTACGAAAGTATAATTAAGCAATACCTTAAAATGATAGGGAACCTCAAGATAAAGTACTGTAAAGCCTCGGATTTCATTTCTCAGCTAATCGGGGCTAACGTGAGCTTTGAAGAGAGGACGGATTGTCAGAAGCCAGAGCTGCAAGTCTGGGTTAATGAGAGAAGGATGTTCTCTTACATGGGGATACCTTCAATGAACGAACTGTGGCCTTTCCTTAACGCACTAGTCAGGATATCAAATAACTCAGTCCAGTTGGATCCTCAGGAACTAGAGTTAGCCAAGTCTGTAGTGGGAAACGTGAAGCTTTTCGTGACACCGGACTGCACGAAGTGTCCTATAGCGGCAGAGCTTCTGTATCAAGTAGCTTTAGTTAACGATAAGGTATCATTAGAGATCATTGACACGGAGACCTATGACGAGATCGCAAAGAAGTACCACGTCTTGAGCGTTCCTAAGATCGTGCTCAACGAGAAGACCGAGATACCAGGAGGGTTCCCTCCGAACATAGTTCTCAAGATGTTAGCTAAGTCTAGTCAGGCGACATGA
- a CDS encoding dihydrolipoyl dehydrogenase family protein, which yields MKFDVVVLGGGSGGYVAGSVLARYGKKVAVVEKEKFGGICVRAGCVPSIFLYDTSFLFTRLGEIGNYKGMSIKVSLGDIFSSRENLIEYLSNAGRELIENAGGTTLLGEAKIKEGKVIVGRKEIEYDKLIIATGSSPSIPKIKGVEDGLTEDQAVNLDRVPENLVVVGGGFAGVEIAQFFARLGSTVTLLTKGKILKWLSEEARKVIKDSLEWDGVSVVENCEPVYQDKRFLKTTCGEFKAEVVYATGRKPNLPEGIDTLSIETNCNGIKVDESMRTTNGKVWAIGDVVDKERKVAHSAMLEGVIASLSILGKDVKVDRSFVPQVVYTDPQVAVVGKLERAVKSSVFPLKASTRAMIHGIREGYVRLGFDSDDKVCYGEVVSQYSEEIINVVTLAIKAKMKAEDLALLPLVHPSLSEGVSNAAKALFNLDVDVFREKHET from the coding sequence ATGAAATTTGACGTGGTCGTACTAGGTGGCGGATCTGGAGGATACGTAGCCGGATCTGTACTGGCTAGATACGGAAAGAAAGTGGCAGTGGTAGAGAAGGAGAAGTTCGGAGGAATTTGCGTTAGGGCCGGATGTGTACCAAGCATTTTTTTATACGATACGTCTTTTCTCTTTACGAGACTAGGGGAAATTGGAAATTATAAGGGGATGTCAATCAAGGTATCCCTAGGAGATATTTTTAGTTCTAGAGAAAATTTAATTGAGTACCTCTCTAATGCGGGTAGAGAGCTCATAGAGAACGCCGGCGGAACGACCTTACTAGGTGAGGCTAAGATTAAAGAAGGTAAAGTGATCGTAGGGAGGAAGGAGATTGAGTACGATAAGTTAATAATAGCTACAGGGTCCTCACCCTCCATTCCAAAGATTAAGGGTGTAGAGGACGGTCTTACTGAGGATCAGGCAGTGAACCTGGATCGAGTTCCAGAGAATCTCGTGGTGGTAGGCGGAGGATTTGCTGGAGTCGAGATAGCTCAATTCTTCGCTAGATTAGGATCCACTGTCACCTTGTTAACTAAGGGGAAAATATTAAAGTGGTTAAGCGAAGAAGCAAGGAAAGTTATAAAGGATTCCCTGGAATGGGATGGGGTCTCTGTGGTGGAGAATTGCGAACCTGTGTACCAAGACAAAAGATTCTTGAAGACAACATGTGGAGAGTTCAAAGCTGAAGTCGTTTACGCTACCGGTAGGAAACCTAACCTACCTGAGGGGATCGATACCTTGTCCATTGAGACCAATTGTAATGGAATCAAAGTAGATGAGAGCATGAGAACTACTAATGGAAAGGTTTGGGCAATCGGAGATGTAGTAGATAAGGAGAGGAAAGTTGCACACTCTGCGATGCTAGAGGGAGTGATAGCCTCATTATCTATCTTAGGTAAGGATGTGAAAGTGGATCGCTCGTTCGTACCACAGGTAGTGTACACTGACCCTCAGGTGGCGGTAGTAGGTAAACTTGAACGTGCTGTGAAATCGTCAGTGTTCCCTCTAAAGGCGTCAACTAGGGCCATGATTCACGGCATAAGGGAAGGTTACGTTAGGCTAGGTTTTGACAGTGATGATAAAGTGTGCTACGGCGAGGTCGTATCTCAGTATTCTGAGGAGATTATAAACGTTGTAACCCTAGCCATAAAGGCTAAAATGAAGGCTGAGGATCTAGCCCTTCTCCCATTAGTTCACCCTTCATTATCTGAAGGGGTAAGCAACGCTGCCAAAGCCTTATTTAATTTGGATGTGGATGTCTTTAGGGAAAAGCATGAAACTTGA
- a CDS encoding DsrE family protein, which translates to MAQTQTEQAQEEQKKKILIVVTHGPEDLDRTYAPLFMASISASMEYETSVFFMIKGPLLLSKKWQEDERKKGGNPFIHFFDMAKDNNVKMYVCVQSLKDMCHMNESDVVDGIELVGGSTLIDLTLDADRTLFF; encoded by the coding sequence TTGGCACAAACCCAAACTGAACAGGCCCAAGAGGAACAAAAGAAGAAAATATTAATAGTAGTAACTCACGGACCGGAGGACTTAGATAGAACGTATGCCCCACTGTTTATGGCCTCAATATCCGCCTCGATGGAGTATGAGACCTCAGTCTTCTTCATGATAAAAGGACCTTTACTACTGTCTAAGAAATGGCAAGAGGACGAGAGGAAGAAGGGAGGAAATCCGTTCATTCACTTCTTTGACATGGCTAAGGATAATAACGTAAAGATGTACGTATGTGTACAAAGTCTAAAGGACATGTGTCATATGAACGAAAGCGATGTGGTGGACGGAATAGAGTTGGTCGGCGGATCTACACTAATAGACCTAACTTTAGATGCTGACAGAACACTGTTCTTCTGA
- a CDS encoding DsrE/DsrF/DrsH-like family protein: MAGKKLSIIVFSGTVDKLMPVGILASGAAASGYEVNLFFTFWGLNAITKNGMQAQPQIDKNYEQMGPMMMKRMMEMKFPMWHQLVKEAKDVGEVKVYACSTTMEFFGIKKEHLADFVDDVVGVATFLDRAEGGTTLFI; this comes from the coding sequence TTGGCAGGAAAAAAACTATCTATAATCGTGTTCTCTGGGACCGTAGATAAGTTGATGCCCGTTGGTATTTTAGCTTCTGGGGCTGCGGCCTCCGGTTATGAGGTCAACCTTTTCTTCACCTTCTGGGGATTGAATGCGATCACCAAGAACGGCATGCAGGCTCAACCCCAAATAGATAAGAACTACGAACAAATGGGACCTATGATGATGAAGAGGATGATGGAGATGAAGTTCCCTATGTGGCATCAACTAGTAAAGGAGGCTAAGGACGTAGGAGAGGTGAAAGTCTACGCTTGCTCAACCACAATGGAGTTCTTCGGGATTAAGAAGGAGCACCTGGCCGACTTTGTTGATGACGTAGTTGGTGTTGCGACGTTCCTGGACAGGGCTGAAGGGGGAACGACTCTGTTCATTTGA
- a CDS encoding sulfurtransferase TusA family protein, which yields MAQDVKITKTLDVKGMYCPGPVMETAKAIKQINVGEVLEVLATDPAAKPDIEAWARRTGNQILDIQQQGGVTRILVKRAK from the coding sequence ATGGCTCAAGATGTAAAGATAACTAAAACTCTAGACGTAAAGGGAATGTATTGTCCAGGTCCAGTCATGGAGACCGCAAAGGCAATAAAGCAAATCAACGTAGGTGAGGTTCTGGAGGTTTTAGCCACAGACCCAGCAGCGAAGCCCGACATAGAGGCCTGGGCAAGAAGAACAGGAAATCAAATCTTAGATATACAGCAACAAGGCGGAGTAACTAGAATTCTCGTGAAGAGAGCGAAGTAA
- a CDS encoding 4Fe-4S dicluster domain-containing protein — protein sequence MAQAKSILQIPDDPRYLDMAYDVQGAVPEEERNLISNLSPQDRETAIKFWQAVKSDFRYDEYLRGCLNCGVCTSGCPAAKFYDFGPREMIQYMMRDEVDKIWEFTNKKVWACVQCYTCSMRCPFNNEIAGLIMLLREYSVQFALPSAKEILAPYRRVLYTVLTMGNQVTPDMIQPDSFPDWGPQAVEESKNMDVYRKAIPVDLMQRTDIGWHPSLQTAVEMMTIMIESGVMDSLKGVDKDLYDMIMDIYEDRKSQLEEIKEKWEKGELDENELPDSWLDL from the coding sequence ATGGCTCAAGCTAAGAGTATACTCCAAATTCCAGATGACCCTAGATACCTAGACATGGCCTACGATGTTCAAGGTGCAGTTCCAGAAGAGGAGAGGAACCTTATCTCTAACCTTTCTCCGCAAGATAGGGAGACTGCAATAAAGTTTTGGCAAGCCGTTAAGTCAGACTTCAGGTATGACGAGTACTTGAGAGGTTGCTTAAACTGTGGAGTTTGCACTTCAGGGTGTCCAGCCGCTAAGTTCTACGACTTCGGTCCTAGAGAAATGATTCAATACATGATGAGGGACGAAGTTGACAAGATCTGGGAGTTCACGAACAAGAAAGTATGGGCCTGCGTGCAATGTTACACCTGTTCAATGAGGTGCCCATTCAATAACGAAATAGCTGGACTAATTATGTTATTAAGGGAGTATTCGGTACAGTTCGCCCTTCCTTCGGCAAAGGAGATATTGGCTCCATACAGAAGGGTGCTCTACACCGTTCTAACTATGGGTAATCAGGTAACTCCAGACATGATCCAGCCAGATTCCTTCCCTGACTGGGGTCCTCAAGCCGTAGAGGAATCAAAGAACATGGACGTATACAGAAAGGCAATACCAGTAGATCTGATGCAGAGAACTGATATAGGTTGGCACCCGTCATTACAGACTGCAGTCGAGATGATGACTATCATGATAGAGTCTGGAGTTATGGACTCTTTGAAGGGCGTTGATAAGGATCTGTATGACATGATCATGGACATCTATGAAGACAGGAAGTCTCAACTTGAAGAGATAAAGGAGAAGTGGGAGAAGGGAGAGCTGGACGAGAACGAACTTCCGGACAGCTGGTTAGATCTCTAA
- a CDS encoding heterodisulfide reductase-related iron-sulfur binding cluster, whose protein sequence is MEEEIKDAFPMADNVDWNEVYQRIIYRYSTPHGLQHVKEELYKLEDKGEIIVHHIKPYNDPVKMQTLNGTPKVIPTTKLWQHKSCGQCGHIPGYPTSVFWMMNKMEIDYMDEPHQTSCTGWNYHASGASNPVALAGVYVRNMWRAYEIDYFPLIHCGTSFGHYKEIRNMLVLHKEIRDKLRPIMRKMDMDIVIPEEVVHYSEWLYTMSKKAAQQRKYDLSNIRAAVHTPCHVYKLVPEDTIYDPEVFQGRRPAAPSGTAQNFGAKLVDYSTWWDCCGFGFRHILTEREFSRSFALFKKVIPAVEEGKADIFVTSDTGCVTTLDKSQWAGKAHGFNYNLPVLADAQFAAIAMGADPYVIAQVHWHATDVEGFMRKIGVNVDDYKEKFIQYLADLREGKAEPEYLYKPHRKIDFYLSVPERVKWYKGDKTQSSNQAK, encoded by the coding sequence ATGGAAGAGGAGATAAAGGATGCCTTCCCAATGGCGGACAACGTAGATTGGAATGAGGTTTATCAGAGGATAATCTACAGGTACAGTACTCCACATGGCTTACAACACGTTAAGGAAGAGCTATACAAGTTGGAAGATAAGGGAGAGATAATAGTTCATCACATAAAACCATATAACGATCCAGTGAAGATGCAGACGCTGAACGGTACTCCCAAGGTGATTCCCACAACTAAATTATGGCAGCATAAGAGTTGTGGGCAATGTGGTCACATTCCAGGATATCCAACTTCAGTGTTCTGGATGATGAACAAGATGGAGATCGATTACATGGATGAGCCGCACCAGACCTCCTGTACAGGATGGAACTATCACGCATCTGGGGCTTCCAATCCAGTTGCGCTGGCTGGAGTTTACGTAAGGAACATGTGGAGAGCTTACGAAATAGATTACTTCCCATTGATACACTGTGGGACCTCCTTCGGTCACTATAAGGAAATAAGGAACATGTTAGTTCTTCACAAAGAGATAAGGGATAAGTTGAGGCCCATAATGAGAAAGATGGACATGGACATTGTAATTCCTGAGGAGGTAGTTCACTACTCCGAATGGCTTTACACTATGAGCAAGAAGGCCGCTCAGCAGAGGAAGTACGATCTAAGTAACATAAGGGCCGCTGTTCACACTCCATGCCACGTATACAAGTTGGTCCCTGAGGACACAATATACGACCCTGAAGTGTTCCAGGGTAGAAGACCTGCTGCCCCCAGTGGAACTGCACAGAACTTCGGTGCGAAGTTAGTTGACTACTCAACTTGGTGGGACTGCTGCGGATTCGGTTTCAGGCACATCCTAACAGAGAGGGAGTTCTCCAGGAGCTTTGCCTTATTCAAGAAAGTAATTCCGGCAGTTGAGGAAGGAAAGGCTGACATATTCGTAACCTCAGACACCGGGTGTGTCACGACGCTGGACAAGAGTCAGTGGGCAGGAAAGGCTCACGGATTCAACTATAACCTACCAGTATTGGCGGACGCTCAATTCGCAGCTATAGCGATGGGTGCAGATCCATACGTTATAGCTCAGGTGCACTGGCACGCGACTGACGTAGAAGGTTTCATGAGGAAGATAGGAGTTAACGTTGACGACTACAAGGAGAAGTTCATCCAGTACTTAGCTGATCTAAGGGAAGGGAAGGCCGAACCTGAGTACCTATACAAGCCTCACAGGAAGATAGACTTCTACCTGTCAGTCCCAGAGAGGGTCAAGTGGTACAAGGGAGACAAGACCCAAAGTTCAAATCAAGCTAAGTAA
- a CDS encoding CoB--CoM heterodisulfide reductase iron-sulfur subunit A family protein, whose translation MAGEKVLVIGSGPAGLSATKELRNLGIDVVLVERESYLGGTPKKLKYSLLFPELRPASEVLDPLIKGVESSGVKTYMESIVEGVKEEGKGFTVSIKDKTGKITNEKVNAIIAASGFEHFDSRRKYEYGYGVIPNIYQISDIERMLSENKLVTTKGVPPKRVAILLCVGSRDATVGNTYCSRVCCAVSTKQAMEIKERVPDAVVHIYYMDIRTYGLMEDKLYWKSQLEYRVGYIRGRISEFMRGPNDTVIIKGEDTMNLNRALVVPYDMVILANGMELGLGSKQVAKALALELEEHGFVKPIDPDRLPVQSTRKGIFLAGAITGPKTISDSITEGYAAAMKTYEYVTKGVWDESDFAKKRVEVAHH comes from the coding sequence TTGGCTGGGGAAAAAGTACTCGTGATCGGATCCGGACCCGCAGGTTTGTCAGCTACTAAGGAGTTAAGGAACTTAGGCATTGATGTAGTTTTAGTGGAGAGGGAATCTTACCTAGGGGGCACGCCTAAAAAGCTCAAATACAGTCTACTCTTCCCAGAGTTAAGGCCAGCTAGTGAGGTTCTAGATCCCCTCATAAAGGGAGTGGAGTCAAGCGGTGTAAAAACCTATATGGAGAGCATTGTAGAGGGAGTGAAAGAAGAGGGAAAAGGCTTTACCGTCTCGATTAAAGACAAAACGGGTAAAATAACTAACGAGAAAGTAAACGCAATAATTGCAGCTTCGGGCTTCGAGCATTTCGACTCAAGGAGAAAGTACGAATACGGATACGGTGTGATACCTAATATCTATCAAATTTCTGACATAGAGAGGATGTTGTCTGAAAACAAGTTGGTAACAACGAAGGGAGTTCCCCCAAAGAGGGTCGCAATCCTTCTGTGCGTCGGGTCGAGAGACGCCACAGTTGGTAACACATACTGTTCTAGAGTCTGTTGCGCTGTCTCAACCAAACAAGCTATGGAGATCAAGGAGAGAGTACCAGATGCGGTAGTTCACATATATTACATGGACATAAGGACTTACGGACTAATGGAGGACAAGTTGTACTGGAAGTCCCAACTAGAGTACAGGGTAGGTTACATAAGAGGAAGGATATCTGAGTTCATGAGAGGACCGAACGACACAGTCATCATAAAGGGAGAGGACACGATGAACCTGAACAGAGCTCTGGTCGTCCCGTATGATATGGTGATACTGGCTAACGGAATGGAGTTAGGTCTGGGATCGAAGCAGGTAGCTAAGGCATTAGCTTTAGAGCTTGAGGAGCACGGATTCGTTAAGCCCATAGATCCTGACAGGTTGCCAGTTCAATCAACTAGGAAAGGTATATTCCTGGCTGGTGCAATAACAGGACCTAAGACTATATCCGACTCCATAACTGAAGGCTACGCCGCGGCTATGAAAACCTATGAATACGTGACGAAAGGAGTGTGGGACGAATCGGACTTCGCAAAGAAGAGGGTCGAGGTGGCCCATCATTAG
- a CDS encoding 4Fe-4S dicluster domain-containing protein codes for MPIPNLEKPIIKGLIQKDKVIVDGVELDGTWNAFMIERTQTGYDQSVWDEIANTVEGATISLCWQCGTCTSGCTMREYDPNYSPRRFIDLARKGDKQSLIELQDSIWRCVSCQKCTHRCPKGVLVEEVVHSIHNYLLKHGLVKTDPGTVFDELFLETVMKNGGRISELILGGASAKAGFVTMSLRDLLTMMGPLLKSGLIKDLMKPSRVKDWDKIKPVLEEAMKEEVYPE; via the coding sequence TTGCCCATACCTAATTTGGAAAAACCTATTATAAAAGGTTTAATTCAAAAAGATAAAGTAATAGTAGATGGAGTAGAATTAGACGGAACTTGGAACGCATTCATGATAGAGAGAACGCAGACTGGATACGATCAATCCGTTTGGGACGAAATAGCTAACACAGTAGAGGGAGCTACAATAAGCTTATGTTGGCAATGCGGAACCTGTACCTCAGGTTGCACGATGAGGGAGTACGACCCAAATTACAGCCCTAGGAGGTTTATCGATCTAGCTAGGAAGGGAGACAAACAATCGCTAATCGAGCTTCAGGACAGCATATGGAGATGCGTGTCTTGCCAGAAATGCACGCATAGATGTCCTAAGGGAGTACTGGTGGAAGAAGTTGTACACAGCATACACAATTACCTCCTAAAGCATGGGTTAGTTAAGACCGACCCTGGTACAGTGTTCGATGAGTTGTTCCTAGAGACGGTCATGAAAAATGGGGGAAGGATTAGCGAGCTTATTCTAGGTGGTGCGTCAGCTAAGGCCGGATTCGTGACAATGAGCTTGAGGGATCTGTTGACTATGATGGGTCCACTATTGAAGTCTGGCCTAATAAAGGACTTGATGAAGCCTAGCAGAGTTAAAGATTGGGATAAGATTAAGCCTGTATTAGAGGAGGCAATGAAGGAGGAGGTGTACCCAGAATGA
- a CDS encoding CoB--CoM heterodisulfide reductase iron-sulfur subunit B family protein, with the protein MTEILNPFGKVALYPGCALDGLGKAYDVTLQLVAKDLGINYEKIEDYNCCGALEVKNVNTMAGLLLPARNLSLARQMGANAVMSACPGCHYSLSRTQYFMTRYPKLREKVNSYLEKMGTKQYDMQLLMIHAVEFIYNTVGPEGVKSRVKRPLQGLKVAPYYGCLYSRPKAYTLTGYMKMKDDPERPVFMDELLRALGAEVVPFESKTMCCGGPHVYSDVNTSLHLEARILKDAKRNGAELLITDCPLGHVAIESNMNKITEKYGQDLRMPLTYFTQLLAFAFGHSPEETLLTANLTDPMSVLKRYM; encoded by the coding sequence ATGACCGAGATTCTAAATCCGTTTGGAAAGGTAGCTCTATATCCAGGATGTGCTTTGGATGGGTTAGGCAAGGCTTACGACGTTACGCTACAGCTTGTTGCCAAAGATTTGGGTATAAACTACGAGAAGATAGAGGACTACAACTGTTGCGGCGCTCTGGAGGTGAAGAACGTAAACACCATGGCGGGGCTCTTACTTCCGGCTAGGAACTTATCTTTAGCTAGGCAGATGGGAGCTAACGCCGTAATGTCAGCCTGCCCAGGATGTCACTATTCGCTATCAAGGACTCAATACTTCATGACTAGGTACCCGAAGCTCAGAGAGAAGGTCAACTCCTATCTTGAGAAAATGGGGACTAAGCAATACGATATGCAACTGCTCATGATACACGCTGTGGAGTTCATTTACAATACGGTAGGACCTGAAGGAGTTAAAAGCAGAGTAAAGAGACCTCTTCAGGGATTGAAGGTTGCACCATATTACGGATGCCTCTACTCCAGGCCCAAGGCCTACACGTTGACAGGTTACATGAAAATGAAGGACGATCCAGAGAGGCCAGTTTTCATGGATGAACTTCTTAGGGCTTTAGGAGCTGAGGTAGTTCCCTTCGAATCTAAGACGATGTGTTGTGGAGGGCCTCACGTCTACTCTGACGTTAACACGTCGCTTCACTTAGAGGCGAGGATATTGAAGGACGCGAAGAGGAACGGAGCTGAGCTCTTGATAACGGATTGCCCTCTAGGTCACGTAGCCATAGAGAGCAACATGAACAAGATAACTGAGAAGTATGGACAGGACTTGAGGATGCCATTAACTTACTTCACTCAACTCTTGGCCTTCGCCTTCGGTCACAGCCCAGAAGAGACTCTACTAACCGCGAACCTAACGGACCCAATGTCAGTGTTAAAAAGGTATATGTAA